A stretch of Noviherbaspirillum cavernae DNA encodes these proteins:
- a CDS encoding pyridoxamine 5'-phosphate oxidase family protein, which produces MEERPFFHEGMREFQDMFDGRRVAEAIETHRKHYAFWDDEIDIIETAPFFFIASTYGEYVDCNIKSGDPGFIRVTGPGTLEYPEYDGNSMFRTLGNIARNPNVGLLFVKFDGKSRRIRVNGKASVILDPAVVGKYVGAKAVVRIECEIYPNCPRYLPNLADSLPSPHVPREGQGTPPPPEWKHRDYIRDVLPADDPHIPVVKHPFKPE; this is translated from the coding sequence ATGGAAGAGCGTCCATTCTTTCACGAGGGCATGCGCGAGTTTCAGGACATGTTCGACGGACGTCGCGTGGCCGAGGCGATCGAAACGCATCGCAAGCACTACGCGTTCTGGGACGATGAAATCGACATCATCGAGACTGCACCGTTCTTTTTCATCGCCAGCACCTACGGCGAATATGTCGATTGCAACATCAAGTCGGGCGACCCAGGATTCATCAGGGTGACCGGTCCCGGCACGCTCGAGTATCCGGAGTACGACGGCAACTCGATGTTCCGCACGCTGGGAAATATTGCGCGCAATCCCAATGTCGGCCTGCTCTTCGTCAAGTTCGACGGCAAGAGCCGCCGCATCCGGGTCAACGGCAAGGCTTCCGTGATCCTCGATCCCGCAGTGGTCGGCAAGTATGTGGGTGCGAAGGCGGTTGTTCGCATCGAATGCGAGATTTATCCGAACTGCCCGCGCTACCTGCCGAATCTGGCCGACTCCCTGCCCTCGCCTCATGTACCGCGAGAAGGGCAGGGCACGCCCCCGCCGCCGGAATGGAAGCATCGGGATTACATCCGCGATGTGCTGCCGGCTGATGATCCGCATATTCCGGTCGTGAAGCATCCATTCAAGCCGGAATAG
- a CDS encoding VOC family protein: MTVHLDHLMVPSRNKTASAKLLAELLGVPWSATGVGPFAPVYVNDGLTIDFDEWSDPVPLIHYCFRVGEDDFNAILERIKAAGIPYRSNVHEPVDFRINTEHGGSIVYWNEPDGHQWEMLTVSYARQAE, encoded by the coding sequence ATGACTGTTCATCTTGATCATCTTATGGTGCCATCCCGCAACAAGACGGCCTCGGCGAAGCTGCTGGCTGAACTGCTTGGGGTTCCGTGGTCGGCAACGGGTGTCGGGCCATTCGCCCCTGTCTATGTGAACGATGGATTGACGATCGACTTCGATGAATGGAGCGATCCCGTTCCCTTGATTCACTACTGTTTTCGGGTGGGCGAGGATGACTTCAACGCCATTCTTGAGCGGATCAAGGCGGCTGGCATACCGTACCGCAGCAACGTGCACGAGCCGGTCGATTTCCGGATCAACACGGAGCACGGCGGCAGCATCGTCTACTGGAACGAGCCGGATGGTCATCAATGGGAGATGTTGACGGTCAGCTATGCGCGTCAGGCGGAGTGA
- a CDS encoding CHRD domain-containing protein has protein sequence MGSGRTASVLRACLTTAAALLLAACGSGDSVTFLAGNGVGTVTASGSTLSSGSFIASLGGAEVVPSTTSSAEGIGVVVVDAGTRLMHASVTTSGIAGTAVTLRSGARGTNGMVVFPLVETAPGSGLWVTEAVLSDDQLNALTAGNNYFIVHSAAFPDGEIRGQILAQFPGDAGTGVVVTGNTTAATFIEILSGAETVPANSSSVSAIGVAIVDTRVSTLTATVTLSGTTASTVQIHEGAPGSNGPAVFSLTRVSTGSGIWITKTSLTDAQLASVLAGNYYFEVRTVAFPNGEVRAQIGSGGAVTTGGTGIGTGTSTTGTGISVIGTTGTGMPVSIGTTPATVGGIPVTINTTPSGTTGSTPAGIGSTVGTTPSLIGTSPTGITNTTPVTIGTPPSGITGTPTTIGTTNIGATGSTIGGATIIIGTTGSGAASGSATTGF, from the coding sequence ATGGGATCAGGTCGCACGGCATCGGTCTTGCGGGCATGTTTGACGACAGCAGCGGCATTGCTGCTGGCTGCGTGCGGCAGCGGCGACAGCGTTACTTTCCTCGCCGGCAACGGCGTTGGTACCGTGACCGCGTCCGGTAGCACGCTGTCCAGCGGCAGCTTCATCGCCAGCCTGGGCGGCGCGGAGGTTGTGCCTTCCACGACAAGCAGCGCGGAAGGAATCGGCGTGGTGGTGGTCGATGCGGGAACGCGGCTGATGCACGCCAGTGTGACGACGAGCGGCATCGCCGGCACGGCAGTCACCCTCCGCTCCGGTGCGCGCGGCACGAACGGAATGGTCGTCTTTCCGCTGGTCGAGACCGCCCCCGGCAGCGGTCTGTGGGTCACGGAAGCGGTACTCAGCGATGATCAGCTCAATGCGCTGACCGCCGGCAACAACTACTTCATTGTGCACAGCGCCGCCTTTCCCGACGGCGAAATTCGCGGCCAGATTCTGGCGCAGTTTCCGGGCGACGCCGGCACCGGCGTGGTCGTGACCGGCAACACGACGGCCGCCACGTTCATCGAAATCCTGAGCGGCGCGGAGACCGTGCCGGCGAACAGCAGTTCCGTCAGCGCGATCGGCGTTGCCATCGTCGATACGCGCGTCAGCACCCTGACGGCGACCGTGACCCTGAGCGGCACGACCGCAAGCACGGTGCAAATCCACGAAGGCGCGCCAGGCAGCAACGGGCCGGCTGTTTTTTCATTGACGCGCGTCTCGACCGGCAGCGGTATCTGGATCACGAAGACATCGCTGACCGATGCACAGCTCGCTTCGGTGCTGGCGGGGAACTACTATTTCGAAGTCCGTACCGTCGCCTTCCCGAATGGCGAAGTGCGGGCGCAGATCGGATCGGGCGGCGCAGTGACGACCGGCGGCACCGGCATCGGCACCGGCACAAGCACGACCGGCACCGGCATTTCCGTCATCGGCACCACCGGCACCGGAATGCCGGTCTCGATTGGCACGACGCCCGCAACCGTCGGCGGCATTCCCGTCACGATCAACACCACGCCGAGCGGCACGACCGGCTCAACGCCGGCCGGCATCGGCTCGACTGTCGGCACCACGCCGTCGCTGATCGGCACGTCGCCAACCGGCATCACGAATACCACGCCGGTCACCATCGGCACACCGCCCAGCGGCATCACCGGCACGCCAACGACGATCGGCACCACGAACATCGGGGCGACCGGCTCGACCATCGGCGGCGCTACCATCATCATCGGCACCACGGGCAGCGGTGCAGCGTCCGGATCGGCAACGACCGGGTTCTAG
- a CDS encoding ABC transporter ATP-binding protein, whose amino-acid sequence MLDIKDIHSGYGDIRILRGINLSLSQGEFVGLWGHNGMGKSTLMRTILGYLTATAGSISFEGQDITGMATFRRAQLGIGLVPQGRAIFPHLSVLDNLRMGAVSFSQDRDETVSSVLKHFPRLNAYLDRPGGLLSGGEQQLLALARCLCGKPKLMLLDEPTEGIQPSIISEMVDTLHRIRESTGLTLLLVEQNQAFIGSLADRVLTMQKGVLVNESSTRDFLNNTHAFASA is encoded by the coding sequence ATGCTCGACATCAAAGATATTCACTCCGGGTACGGCGATATCCGCATTTTGCGAGGCATCAATCTCAGCTTGTCCCAGGGTGAATTCGTCGGTCTCTGGGGGCACAATGGCATGGGAAAATCCACGTTGATGCGCACCATTCTCGGTTACCTCACCGCCACGGCGGGCTCAATCAGTTTCGAAGGGCAGGATATCACTGGTATGGCGACCTTCCGCCGGGCGCAGCTCGGTATCGGGCTGGTTCCGCAGGGCCGTGCGATCTTTCCGCATTTGTCGGTGCTCGACAATCTGCGCATGGGAGCTGTCTCCTTCAGCCAGGATCGGGATGAGACAGTTTCTTCTGTGCTCAAGCACTTTCCTCGCTTGAATGCCTATCTCGACCGACCGGGCGGGCTTCTTTCCGGCGGTGAGCAGCAATTGCTGGCGCTGGCCAGATGCCTGTGCGGAAAACCCAAACTGATGCTGCTGGACGAACCGACCGAGGGGATTCAGCCTTCCATCATTTCGGAGATGGTCGATACGCTTCACCGCATACGTGAATCGACAGGATTGACCCTGTTATTGGTGGAACAGAACCAGGCCTTCATCGGCAGCTTGGCCGATCGGGTCCTGACGATGCAGAAAGGGGTACTCGTCAATGAAAGCAGTACACGCGATTTTCTGAACAACACTCATGCATTTGCGTCCGCTTGA
- a CDS encoding ATP-binding cassette domain-containing protein — MNSLLVETQGLGVSFGGVHAVNSVDFRLERGELRCLIGPNGAGKSSFFRLLCGQYKPTRGSVKIKGKSIDGLQSYQIARLGLGIKTQVPSVFDGLSVEENIWLSARRVNSSREAATAVKEVMDTVRLSPIAGNQVGALSHGQRQWVELGIVMATRPDLILLDEPAAGMSDEEVKRTAELIKAANQKCALIVVEHDMEFIRMIAKTVTVFNRGTVLVEDTVDIVLNDERVKDVYLGKDLEMKG, encoded by the coding sequence ATGAATTCGCTTCTCGTGGAAACCCAAGGTTTGGGCGTCAGTTTCGGCGGAGTGCACGCCGTCAACAGCGTCGATTTCCGGCTGGAACGTGGCGAGCTGCGTTGTCTGATCGGGCCGAATGGCGCAGGGAAAAGCAGTTTCTTCCGCCTGCTTTGCGGTCAGTACAAGCCAACCCGCGGTTCGGTAAAAATCAAGGGGAAATCGATCGATGGCCTGCAGTCGTACCAGATCGCCCGATTGGGACTGGGCATCAAGACGCAGGTTCCTAGCGTGTTTGACGGATTGTCCGTAGAAGAAAACATATGGTTGTCGGCAAGGCGCGTCAATTCATCGCGCGAGGCGGCGACGGCGGTCAAGGAAGTCATGGATACGGTGCGCCTGTCCCCAATAGCGGGCAATCAGGTGGGGGCTCTGTCCCACGGCCAGAGGCAATGGGTGGAGCTGGGAATTGTCATGGCGACCCGCCCGGATTTGATCCTGCTCGATGAGCCCGCGGCTGGAATGAGCGATGAAGAAGTAAAAAGAACCGCCGAACTGATCAAGGCAGCCAACCAGAAGTGCGCTCTCATCGTCGTCGAGCATGACATGGAATTCATACGCATGATTGCGAAAACCGTCACTGTTTTCAACCGGGGAACAGTGCTGGTTGAGGATACCGTCGACATCGTGCTTAATGATGAACGGGTCAAGGACGTCTATCTCGGCAAAGATCTCGAGATGAAAGGGTAA
- a CDS encoding carbon-nitrogen hydrolase family protein, producing MKRLTACVVQAASVGGDTAATVAKTVELIKECAQKGGQLAVFPEAFIGGYPKGASFDIRIGMRTPEGRDEFAAYWDCAIDVPGPETAAIGEAAREAKMFVTIGIIERAGGTLYCTVLFFGPEGTLLGKHRKLMPTAAERLCWGFGDGSTLTTVDTPWGNMGAVICWENYMPLLRMAMFDKGISLYCAPTADDRDSWASSMQHVALEGRCFVLSACQYLTGADFPSTMKNRISDEKNHVLMRGGSVIVSPLGKILAGPDFSGETILTATLDIDDVVRGKFDFDVAGHYARPDIFKLTVEERPQLAVSHIGA from the coding sequence ATGAAAAGATTGACTGCATGCGTAGTCCAGGCCGCTTCCGTCGGTGGCGATACAGCGGCTACCGTCGCCAAGACCGTGGAGCTGATCAAGGAATGCGCGCAGAAGGGCGGGCAGCTTGCTGTATTTCCTGAAGCTTTCATCGGCGGCTATCCGAAAGGCGCAAGTTTCGATATTCGTATCGGCATGAGAACGCCCGAAGGCCGCGATGAGTTCGCTGCATATTGGGATTGTGCGATCGACGTACCAGGGCCGGAGACTGCAGCCATCGGCGAGGCGGCGCGCGAAGCGAAGATGTTCGTGACCATCGGCATCATCGAGCGTGCCGGTGGCACGCTTTACTGTACGGTTCTCTTTTTCGGGCCTGAGGGAACGCTGCTCGGCAAGCACCGCAAGTTGATGCCGACCGCTGCCGAGCGGTTGTGCTGGGGCTTCGGCGATGGCTCCACTTTGACCACGGTCGATACGCCCTGGGGAAACATGGGCGCGGTGATCTGCTGGGAAAACTACATGCCGCTGCTGCGCATGGCGATGTTCGACAAGGGCATCTCGCTGTATTGCGCGCCGACGGCCGACGATCGCGACAGCTGGGCATCGTCGATGCAGCACGTTGCGCTGGAGGGCCGCTGCTTCGTGTTGTCGGCATGCCAGTACCTGACGGGAGCCGATTTCCCTTCGACGATGAAGAACCGGATTTCCGACGAGAAGAATCATGTGCTGATGCGCGGCGGCAGCGTCATCGTCAGTCCGCTCGGCAAGATTCTTGCGGGACCGGATTTCTCCGGCGAGACGATCCTGACCGCGACTCTCGATATCGATGATGTGGTGAGAGGCAAATTCGATTTCGACGTCGCAGGACACTATGCACGTCCGGATATCTTCAAGCTGACGGTGGAAGAGCGTCCGCAATTGGCTGTATCCCACATTGGAGCCTGA
- a CDS encoding penicillin-binding protein 1A, which translates to MPLLQLFSYLKAWSRKPLKQRLLLAAVAAGAAFACAGVLLCAYTFLILAPNLPALDTLTDYRPKLPLRIFTADNVLIGEFGEERRDFVPVADIPAVMKNAVIAIEDDGFYTHGGVDFMGVARAGLANLRNSRSQGASTITMQVARNFLLTRNKTYTRKLQEILLAWKIEGALSKDQILELYMNQIYLGERAYGFGTAARVYFGKPLKDVTIAEAAMLAGLPKAPATNNPVVNPKRARERQQYILKRMRELDYITAAQYDKAAHDTVKVQREGTRVRTHAEHAAEMVRQYMVEQYKEQTYTSGFTVYTTLNKADQDAAYAAVRRGVMDYERRHGYRGPEAVIDLPRDAEEREQAIDDVLLKHPDSGELQSAIVISASPKLVRAERLSGEVIDITGDGLRFAASALSARSQSKNAIRPGAVIRVMQDAKRRWSITQLPEVAAAFIALNAQDGSIRAMVGGFDFALNQFDHVTQAWRQPGSTIKPFIYSSALEKGFSPSTMINDAPLADAIPDGSGKTWAPGNDDGNYDGPVSMRAGLKKSKNLVSIRILRTVTPDYAQEYITRFGFDASKHPANLTMTLGTGSVTPYQMAGAYAVFANGGYRIAPYLIRKVVDARGNVLSETAPVSAGDEAIRVLDARNAYIMDSMMRDVVRSGTGYMASQRLGRADLAGKTGTTNDAMDGWFAGYGGGVVAVAWMGYDKPRSLGTREFGGTLALPIWTDYMRDALRGKPETQRPVPAGIAQIDGDWMYQEYADSAQANAVRTVDVNEGIDIKSFWDKLFGNPAPAPTPAAPAAPVEQEKKRFDDLYRG; encoded by the coding sequence ATGCCGTTGCTGCAATTATTTTCATATCTGAAAGCCTGGTCCAGAAAGCCGTTGAAGCAGCGCCTGTTGCTGGCGGCCGTCGCGGCAGGTGCCGCCTTCGCGTGCGCGGGCGTGCTGCTGTGCGCGTACACCTTCCTGATCCTCGCGCCCAACCTTCCGGCGCTCGACACATTGACGGATTACAGGCCCAAGCTGCCGCTGCGTATTTTTACTGCCGACAATGTGCTGATCGGCGAATTCGGTGAAGAGCGCCGCGACTTCGTGCCGGTCGCGGACATTCCCGCCGTGATGAAGAATGCAGTGATCGCGATCGAGGACGACGGCTTCTACACGCATGGCGGCGTCGATTTCATGGGTGTGGCACGCGCCGGATTGGCGAACCTGCGCAACAGCCGCTCGCAGGGCGCGTCCACCATCACGATGCAGGTGGCGCGCAATTTCCTGCTGACCCGGAACAAGACCTACACGCGCAAGCTGCAGGAGATCCTGCTCGCCTGGAAGATCGAAGGCGCGCTGTCCAAGGACCAGATCCTCGAGCTGTACATGAACCAGATTTATCTGGGCGAACGCGCCTACGGCTTCGGCACCGCGGCGCGCGTGTATTTCGGCAAGCCGCTCAAGGACGTGACGATTGCCGAGGCTGCGATGCTGGCGGGTCTGCCGAAGGCGCCCGCCACCAACAACCCGGTAGTCAACCCCAAGCGCGCGCGCGAGCGCCAGCAATACATCCTGAAGCGCATGCGCGAGCTCGACTACATCACGGCTGCGCAGTACGACAAGGCGGCGCATGACACCGTCAAGGTGCAACGCGAGGGCACGCGCGTGCGCACGCATGCGGAGCACGCCGCCGAAATGGTGCGGCAATACATGGTCGAACAGTACAAGGAGCAGACCTACACCAGCGGCTTCACGGTCTACACCACGCTCAACAAGGCCGATCAGGATGCCGCCTACGCGGCGGTGCGGCGCGGCGTGATGGATTATGAGCGCCGCCACGGCTATCGCGGCCCGGAGGCCGTCATCGATCTGCCGCGCGATGCGGAAGAGCGCGAACAGGCCATCGACGATGTGCTGCTCAAGCACCCCGACAGCGGCGAGCTGCAATCGGCCATCGTCATCTCCGCCTCGCCGAAGCTGGTGCGCGCCGAGCGGCTGTCAGGCGAGGTGATCGACATCACGGGCGACGGCCTGCGCTTCGCCGCGTCCGCGCTGTCCGCCAGGTCGCAGTCGAAGAACGCGATCCGGCCAGGCGCGGTGATCCGCGTGATGCAGGACGCCAAGCGCAGATGGTCGATCACGCAGTTGCCGGAAGTGGCCGCCGCCTTCATCGCCCTCAATGCGCAGGATGGCTCGATCCGCGCCATGGTGGGCGGCTTCGACTTCGCGTTGAACCAGTTCGATCACGTCACGCAGGCATGGCGCCAGCCGGGCTCCACCATCAAGCCCTTCATCTACTCGTCGGCGCTGGAGAAGGGATTCTCGCCATCGACGATGATCAACGATGCGCCGCTTGCGGACGCGATACCGGACGGTAGCGGCAAGACATGGGCACCCGGCAACGACGACGGCAACTACGACGGCCCCGTGAGCATGCGCGCCGGATTGAAGAAATCGAAGAACCTCGTCTCCATCCGCATCCTGCGCACCGTCACGCCCGACTATGCGCAGGAATACATCACGCGCTTCGGCTTCGACGCCAGCAAGCATCCCGCCAATCTCACGATGACGCTCGGCACCGGCTCCGTCACGCCGTATCAGATGGCCGGCGCCTACGCGGTATTCGCCAATGGCGGCTATCGCATCGCGCCGTATCTGATCAGGAAAGTGGTCGATGCGCGCGGCAACGTGCTGTCGGAAACCGCACCGGTCAGCGCCGGCGACGAAGCCATCCGCGTGCTCGATGCGCGCAACGCCTACATCATGGACAGCATGATGCGCGACGTGGTGCGTTCCGGCACCGGCTACATGGCAAGCCAGCGCCTGGGCCGCGCCGACCTCGCCGGCAAGACCGGCACCACCAACGATGCGATGGACGGCTGGTTCGCCGGCTATGGCGGCGGCGTGGTCGCGGTCGCATGGATGGGCTACGACAAGCCGCGCTCGCTGGGCACACGCGAATTCGGCGGCACGCTCGCCTTGCCGATCTGGACCGACTACATGCGCGACGCGCTGCGCGGCAAGCCGGAGACGCAGAGACCGGTCCCGGCCGGCATCGCGCAGATCGACGGCGACTGGATGTATCAGGAGTATGCGGACAGCGCACAGGCGAACGCGGTGCGCACGGTCGACGTCAACGAAGGCATCGATATCAAGAGCTTCTGGGATAAACTGTTCGGCAATCCCGCCCCGGCCCCCACCCCAGCCGCACCGGCCGCGCCGGTCGAGCAGGAGAAGAAACGCTTCGACGATCTTTATCGCGGCTGA
- a CDS encoding GGDEF domain-containing protein, with product MTDIASTLETDSAVYKTLLESTKAIPWKIDWDSMKFAYIGPQIESLLGWPQSSWVSVEDWAARIHPDERDAIVSYCVAQSQAGIDHEADYRALTRNGDYVWMRDVVHVVRKDDGSVDSLIGFMFDINERKKTEAKLIDLQKELEALSFKDGLTNVANRRMFDSVMEMEWANARRNNQALSIIMLDIDYFKQYNDHYGHVQGDCCLKQVAKVLSSAATRSRDFFARFGGEEFMIILPETDEKSALAIAQRCRNLIFKEQIAHEKSEVSQILTISLGVGTIVPSHQDELMKFIELVDRRLYQAKQKGRNCIAS from the coding sequence ATGACCGACATTGCATCCACGCTGGAAACCGACAGCGCCGTCTATAAAACCCTGCTGGAATCCACCAAGGCCATCCCGTGGAAGATCGACTGGGACAGCATGAAGTTCGCCTACATCGGGCCGCAGATAGAGAGCCTGCTCGGCTGGCCGCAATCGAGCTGGGTCAGCGTGGAAGACTGGGCAGCGAGAATCCATCCCGACGAAAGGGATGCCATCGTCAGCTACTGCGTTGCGCAATCGCAGGCAGGCATCGATCATGAGGCAGACTATCGCGCCCTCACCCGGAATGGCGACTATGTATGGATGCGCGACGTCGTGCATGTGGTGCGCAAGGACGATGGTTCGGTCGATTCCCTGATCGGCTTCATGTTCGACATCAATGAACGGAAAAAGACCGAAGCGAAACTGATCGACCTGCAGAAAGAACTCGAAGCCTTGTCCTTCAAGGATGGCTTGACCAATGTTGCCAATCGACGCATGTTCGATTCGGTCATGGAGATGGAATGGGCCAATGCGCGGCGCAACAATCAAGCGCTCTCCATCATCATGCTCGACATCGATTATTTCAAGCAGTACAACGATCACTATGGCCATGTTCAGGGCGACTGCTGCCTGAAGCAAGTGGCAAAGGTCTTGAGTTCGGCGGCAACCCGATCGCGCGATTTCTTTGCACGTTTTGGCGGAGAGGAGTTCATGATCATCCTCCCCGAGACGGATGAAAAATCCGCTCTCGCCATTGCGCAACGCTGCCGCAATCTGATTTTCAAGGAACAGATAGCGCACGAAAAATCCGAGGTCAGCCAGATTCTGACCATCAGCCTCGGCGTCGGCACCATTGTTCCGTCACATCAGGATGAACTGATGAAGTTCATTGAATTGGTGGACCGGCGGCTCTATCAGGCAAAGCAGAAGGGCCGCAATTGCATCGCCAGTTGA